One window of Novosphingobium sp. P6W genomic DNA carries:
- the zapE gene encoding cell division protein ZapE, which translates to MTAMLERYEALVATGELRSDPEQAAAAERLSRLQRDLYKAQASTGLLGKLLGKKPAPPRGVYMWGGVGRGKSMLMDLFVQTLDMPGKKRIHFHAFMLEVHALLRDERKKETGDPIPPVAATIARGTRCLAFDEMVVNNSADAMIMSRLFTYLIVNEGVTIVTTSNRAPSHLYKDGLNREHFLPFIGLIEQELDVLTLNGPTDYRMQRLGGMATWHTPLGEEATEQVREAFYRLTDYPPEDSEHVPSADIDVGGGRMLHVPKSLKGVGVFSFKRLCGEARGAADYLAIARAYHTVILVGIPKMGPDRRNEAARFVTLIDALYEHKVKLIAAADAAPEDLYQAGTGRFEFERTVSRLNEMQSADYLALGHGED; encoded by the coding sequence ATGACCGCGATGCTCGAGCGATACGAGGCGCTGGTCGCGACCGGCGAACTACGCTCGGACCCTGAGCAGGCCGCGGCTGCCGAGCGGCTCAGCCGCCTCCAGCGCGATCTTTACAAGGCCCAGGCCTCTACCGGATTGCTCGGCAAGCTGCTGGGCAAGAAGCCCGCCCCGCCGCGCGGTGTTTACATGTGGGGCGGCGTCGGGCGCGGCAAGTCCATGCTGATGGACCTGTTCGTCCAGACGCTCGACATGCCCGGCAAGAAGCGCATCCACTTCCACGCCTTCATGCTCGAAGTTCACGCGCTGCTGCGCGACGAGCGCAAAAAAGAAACCGGCGACCCCATCCCGCCGGTCGCCGCCACCATTGCCCGAGGCACGCGTTGCCTCGCCTTCGACGAGATGGTCGTCAACAACTCAGCCGACGCAATGATCATGAGCCGCCTGTTCACATATCTTATCGTGAACGAAGGCGTGACGATCGTGACGACATCGAACCGCGCTCCCTCCCACCTCTACAAGGACGGGCTGAACCGCGAGCATTTCCTGCCCTTCATCGGCCTGATCGAGCAGGAACTGGACGTCCTGACGCTAAACGGACCGACCGATTACCGGATGCAGCGTCTTGGCGGCATGGCCACTTGGCATACCCCATTGGGCGAAGAAGCCACCGAGCAGGTCCGTGAAGCGTTCTATCGCCTCACCGACTATCCGCCCGAGGATAGCGAGCATGTCCCCTCCGCCGATATCGACGTCGGCGGCGGCCGTATGCTCCATGTGCCCAAAAGCCTCAAGGGCGTGGGCGTTTTCAGCTTCAAGCGTCTATGCGGAGAAGCACGCGGCGCGGCAGACTACCTGGCCATCGCACGCGCCTATCACACGGTGATTCTCGTTGGCATTCCGAAGATGGGTCCCGATCGCCGCAACGAGGCTGCGCGCTTCGTTACGCTCATCGATGCGCTTTACGAACATAAGGTCAAGCTGATCGCAGCGGCCGATGCGGCCCCTGAAGATCTTTACCAGGCCGGGACTGGCCGCTTCGAATTCGAGCGCACCGTCAGCCGTCTTAACGAAATGCAGAGCGCAGATTATCTCGCTCTGGGACACGGCGAAGACTGA
- a CDS encoding EAL domain-containing protein, which translates to MIEPFRRIHAFWKNPRARIVFWAAFTGLAVGISGIGLPAEDYLRNWRWMSRTEPSSGTIVMVEQDQQTLTNLGANDVTHGNDADIIDHLFAGGAKRIFFDRSFSAPGSNDDDAKFIAALKANQGKVVLGATVGGSGPLGNYAGRVPLEAYREHAGVASLLVRHRPLNMNVQIPFSSGSPVGKIPSIAAAIAGVDADPDKLFFPDFAITTGSFRTLSYYDVMRGNFDPAIVRGKDILVVPSALIFNDIHSIPGQNINAPGGYFHAIGAETLKRGMPKEYGWLPAFILVLVLIVTAFGRGRVLDVYRFSGLAAVLGAAPFVLDYAGIQIEVIPAFSVALVAVIRMRNLDRVEEAGETNTGSGLPSVQALRNSADVSTRILVALKIRNYGAIIGSFAEHVEAQLAKEIVRRIRISDENVLIYHEGGMFVWLSSIRSSFDLFENLEGLHRIVQNGIQVGGIDVDLSFNCGVDSEFGRALSGRVASAMQAAEEAVRNDELVYQHEAGKHEAQWEISLLTSLDRAIDNGEVWVAYQPKLELKSNRICGAEALVRWTHPERGPIGPDKFIRIAEEFHRIERITRFVINDAVRVAVELERSGYELTMSVNISAQLLRNPGLPGMISEILALHGLSPNRLILEITETDRLDRSSRTFQMLQRLVQSGLRLSIDDFGTGNATIDYLRYLPASEVKIDKTFVSLMEGRKDDLLLVQSIIEMAHSLDRVVVAEGVETAKVLEMLTGMGCDLVQGYYVSRPVPFRDFLDFVSGRRARLIG; encoded by the coding sequence ATGATCGAACCCTTTCGCCGCATACATGCTTTCTGGAAAAACCCTCGCGCCCGGATCGTTTTCTGGGCAGCGTTCACGGGTCTGGCCGTAGGCATCAGCGGGATAGGTTTGCCGGCTGAGGATTACCTCCGCAACTGGCGCTGGATGTCGCGTACCGAACCCTCCAGCGGCACTATCGTCATGGTCGAGCAAGATCAGCAAACGCTGACCAACTTGGGTGCCAACGATGTCACTCACGGTAACGACGCCGATATCATCGATCATTTGTTTGCTGGCGGTGCCAAGCGGATATTTTTCGATCGTTCGTTCTCGGCGCCCGGTTCCAACGACGACGATGCCAAATTCATCGCGGCACTAAAGGCGAATCAGGGCAAGGTCGTTTTGGGCGCGACCGTGGGAGGCAGCGGGCCTTTAGGTAATTACGCTGGACGCGTCCCTCTGGAGGCATATCGCGAACATGCTGGTGTTGCATCACTTCTGGTGCGGCACAGGCCGTTGAATATGAATGTCCAGATTCCTTTTTCTTCGGGTAGCCCTGTAGGCAAGATCCCCTCGATTGCGGCAGCGATTGCCGGCGTGGATGCCGACCCGGACAAGTTGTTTTTTCCTGACTTTGCGATAACGACCGGCTCGTTTCGGACGCTCAGCTACTACGATGTGATGCGCGGGAATTTCGATCCTGCGATCGTGCGCGGCAAAGATATCCTGGTCGTCCCGTCAGCTCTCATTTTCAACGATATTCACTCGATACCCGGTCAGAATATAAACGCGCCCGGCGGATATTTTCATGCCATCGGCGCAGAAACCCTGAAGCGCGGGATGCCCAAGGAATATGGCTGGCTTCCAGCCTTTATCCTTGTGCTGGTTCTCATCGTGACGGCTTTCGGGCGCGGGCGTGTGCTGGATGTTTATCGCTTTTCGGGGCTCGCCGCAGTTCTCGGCGCGGCGCCGTTCGTGTTGGACTATGCCGGCATTCAAATCGAGGTTATCCCGGCGTTCAGCGTCGCTCTCGTTGCGGTGATCCGCATGCGCAACCTCGACCGTGTCGAGGAGGCTGGCGAAACCAATACCGGCTCCGGCCTGCCCAGCGTCCAGGCGCTTCGCAATTCCGCCGACGTGTCGACGCGTATCCTCGTGGCCCTGAAGATCCGCAACTACGGCGCGATCATCGGTAGCTTCGCCGAACATGTCGAGGCGCAGCTCGCCAAGGAGATCGTCCGCCGTATCCGCATCAGCGATGAGAACGTCCTGATCTACCACGAAGGCGGCATGTTCGTCTGGCTTTCGTCTATCCGCAGTTCGTTCGACTTGTTCGAGAATCTGGAAGGCCTGCACCGGATCGTCCAGAACGGTATCCAGGTCGGCGGCATCGATGTGGACCTCTCTTTCAACTGCGGCGTCGATTCCGAGTTCGGCAGGGCCCTGTCCGGCCGTGTTGCCAGTGCGATGCAGGCGGCCGAAGAGGCAGTGCGTAATGACGAACTGGTCTACCAGCACGAAGCGGGCAAGCACGAGGCGCAGTGGGAAATCTCGCTGCTGACCTCGCTTGACCGGGCTATCGACAACGGCGAAGTCTGGGTGGCCTATCAGCCGAAGCTGGAACTGAAATCCAACCGCATCTGCGGCGCCGAGGCGCTGGTCCGCTGGACGCATCCCGAGCGAGGCCCGATCGGTCCTGATAAATTTATCCGGATTGCCGAGGAATTCCACCGCATCGAACGGATCACGCGCTTCGTCATCAATGATGCTGTGCGGGTGGCCGTTGAGCTGGAGCGTAGTGGGTACGAACTGACCATGTCGGTCAATATCTCGGCGCAGCTCCTGCGTAACCCTGGCCTTCCGGGCATGATCTCGGAAATTCTGGCCTTGCACGGTCTGTCACCCAATCGCCTCATTCTGGAGATCACGGAAACCGATCGCCTCGATCGCAGCTCGCGCACTTTCCAGATGCTGCAGCGCCTCGTCCAGTCGGGCCTCCGACTGTCGATCGACGATTTCGGCACCGGCAATGCGACGATTGATTATCTGCGATATCTGCCGGCCAGCGAGGTCAAGATCGACAAGACGTTCGTGTCCTTGATGGAAGGCCGCAAGGATGATCTGTTGCTGGTGCAGTCGATCATCGAAATGGCCCACTCGCTTGACCGGGTCGTCGTCGCTGAAGGGGTGGAGACCGCCAAGGTTCTCGAGATGCTCACGGGCATGGGATGTGATCTGGTGCAGGGCTACTATGTCAGCCGTCCCGTCCCATTCCGGGATTTCCTCGACTTCGTATCAGGCAGGAGAGCGCGTCTGATTGGTTAA
- a CDS encoding succinate dehydrogenase iron-sulfur subunit — translation MATFTLPANSKIKKQGKVHKAEGATKVKKFTVYRYDPDSGENPRYDTFEIDLDNCGPMVLDALIKMKSEADPSLTFRRSCREGICGSCAMNMNGANGLACTTAIEDLKGDIRITPLPHMDVIKDLVPDFTHFYAQYASIRPWLQTVSTTPSGKERLQSPEQREKLDGLYECILCACCSTSCPSYWWNSDKFLGPAILLQAYRWLADSRDEMTGERLDELEDPFRLYRCHTIMNCANVCPKGLSPARAIAEIKKMQAERQV, via the coding sequence ATGGCGACCTTCACCCTCCCGGCCAACAGCAAGATCAAGAAGCAGGGCAAAGTCCACAAGGCCGAGGGCGCCACCAAGGTGAAGAAGTTCACCGTATACCGCTACGACCCGGATTCGGGTGAGAACCCGCGCTACGACACGTTCGAGATCGACCTCGACAATTGCGGCCCGATGGTCCTCGACGCGCTCATCAAGATGAAGAGCGAGGCCGACCCCTCGTTGACCTTCCGCCGCTCCTGCCGCGAGGGCATCTGCGGTTCATGTGCGATGAACATGAACGGAGCCAACGGCCTCGCCTGCACGACCGCGATAGAGGATCTCAAGGGTGACATCCGTATCACCCCGCTGCCGCACATGGATGTGATCAAGGACCTCGTTCCCGATTTCACGCACTTCTACGCGCAGTACGCGTCGATCCGCCCGTGGCTGCAGACTGTCTCGACCACACCTTCGGGCAAGGAACGCCTCCAGAGCCCCGAGCAGCGCGAGAAGCTGGATGGCCTGTATGAGTGCATCCTGTGCGCCTGCTGCTCCACCTCGTGCCCGAGCTACTGGTGGAACTCCGACAAGTTCCTCGGCCCGGCAATCCTGCTACAGGCCTATCGCTGGCTCGCAGACAGCCGTGACGAGATGACCGGCGAGCGGCTTGACGAGCTGGAAGATCCGTTCCGCCTCTACCGCTGCCACACGATCATGAATTGCGCCAACGTGTGCCCCAAGGGGCTCTCGCCCGCACGCGCCATCGCCGAGATCAAGAAGATGCAGGCCGAGCGCCAAGTCTAA
- a CDS encoding N-acetylmuramoyl-L-alanine amidase — translation MSRTLQLILFLSTSLALLVAAVVFSGTFAARADAYDYVVRFDLPSADTPVGLPRVDGPPDASRPLIVIDPGHGGFDPGAGQGALKEKAVALQVALALRDKLLAGGGLRVALTRDTDRFISLADRPDIARRLNADLFVSIHADSAESDSARGASVYVLSEKGSSDAAQRFADRENGADRVNGVALSKTSATVGAILLDLSQRGAQAGSAQAAGLLLRELGDRGMGLHREHPETAGLAVLKSPDIPSILFETGYINNPQDAQVLGSRSGQQALAEAGAKAIRAYFARKLGA, via the coding sequence ATGTCGCGCACCTTGCAGCTGATCCTGTTCCTTTCGACGTCGCTGGCGCTGCTGGTTGCCGCCGTCGTTTTCAGCGGAACGTTCGCTGCGCGCGCCGATGCTTACGATTATGTCGTGCGCTTCGATCTGCCCAGCGCGGACACGCCGGTGGGGCTGCCGCGCGTCGATGGGCCGCCCGATGCCAGTCGGCCGCTGATCGTGATCGACCCCGGGCACGGCGGTTTCGACCCCGGCGCCGGGCAGGGCGCGCTCAAGGAAAAGGCGGTGGCCTTGCAGGTCGCCCTGGCCCTGCGCGACAAATTGCTGGCGGGCGGCGGCTTGCGGGTGGCGCTGACCCGTGACACCGACCGTTTCATCTCTCTAGCCGATCGCCCGGACATTGCCCGGCGCCTGAACGCCGACCTATTCGTGTCGATCCACGCCGATAGCGCCGAAAGCGATTCGGCGCGCGGGGCCAGCGTTTATGTGCTCTCCGAAAAAGGGTCGAGCGATGCCGCGCAGCGCTTCGCCGATCGCGAAAACGGCGCTGACCGCGTCAATGGCGTGGCGCTTTCGAAGACCAGCGCCACGGTGGGCGCGATCCTGCTCGACCTGTCGCAGCGCGGCGCGCAGGCAGGCTCGGCGCAGGCTGCCGGCCTGCTGCTGCGCGAACTGGGCGACAGAGGCATGGGTCTGCACCGCGAACACCCGGAAACGGCAGGGCTCGCGGTGCTGAAGTCGCCGGACATTCCCTCGATCCTGTTCGAAACCGGCTACATCAACAACCCGCAGGATGCCCAGGTGCTTGGCTCGCGCAGCGGCCAGCAGGCGCTGGCAGAGGCCGGAGCAAAGGCAATCCGGGCCTATTTCGCACGGAAACTGGGGGCATAG
- a CDS encoding PaaI family thioesterase, translating into MAQGGTFIHEPDPEFPGWHSWRLNEGTRFNTHGLGRMLIRREGEKSARLRLVDVESHHSNVHDNVHGGVTLALIDVAMFASIFTVLGADAAGSVTLDLHNQFIGAGRIGQPLDVISEVVKETRRLVFMRGTVEQGDHLVASFVGTLRKPSVGKVSAQ; encoded by the coding sequence GTGGCGCAAGGCGGCACATTCATCCACGAGCCGGACCCGGAGTTTCCGGGCTGGCATTCGTGGCGGCTCAACGAAGGCACGCGTTTCAATACGCATGGCTTGGGCCGGATGCTTATCCGCCGTGAAGGTGAGAAAAGCGCGAGGCTGCGGCTCGTCGACGTGGAAAGCCACCACAGCAACGTGCATGACAACGTCCACGGCGGGGTGACCCTCGCCCTGATCGACGTCGCCATGTTCGCATCGATATTCACGGTTCTGGGCGCGGACGCCGCCGGCTCGGTCACGCTTGACCTCCATAACCAGTTCATCGGCGCAGGCCGTATCGGGCAGCCACTCGACGTAATTTCCGAAGTGGTGAAGGAAACCCGCCGCCTCGTCTTCATGCGCGGCACCGTAGAGCAAGGCGACCATCTGGTGGCCAGCTTCGTAGGCACCCTGCGCAAGCCCAGCGTCGGCAAGGTTTCCGCACAATGA
- a CDS encoding Rne/Rng family ribonuclease, translated as MATRMLIDARHPEETRVAVLKGNRIEEFDFESTERKQIKGNIYLAKVTRVEPSLQAAFVDFGGNRHGFLAFSEIHPDYYQIPKEDREALLAEEAAHAEEEAALRASEGDDEDEDYGDDEGGLTEVDTSEKDHVATIEDGSVEGQFHDGEEGEHGDEEGEGSDSSNRRGRGRRRQGRPSGRSKEADDLRAKRMALRRRYKIQDVIHRRQVLLVQVVKEERGNKGAALTTYLSLAGRYCVLMPNSSHGGGISRKISSASDRKRLKSIISEMQLPRSMGCIVRTAGLQRTKTEIKRDFDYLARLWDDLREVTLGSEAPTLIHSDSDLIKRAIRDIYNRDIEEVVVEGEEGFRAAKDFMKLLMPSHAPKVKPYSDPVPLFQRFGAEDQLTAMYDPVVQLRSGGYIVINPTEALVSIDINSGRATKEHGIEQTAVATNLEAAQEIARQLRLRDMAGLVVIDFIDMEYGSNVRKVEKAVKDSLKNDRARIQVGRISSFGLMEMSRQRLRTGVLEATTRSCPHCDGTGLVRTASSAGLSALRFIEDEAAKGKGVVVSLFASTEAAVYMLNAKRADLADIEERYGVTVEVIPEGENEGAKMRVVSSGPRNEFVPRFDPIADDVEDDFVIEEEEEEEEVEREEAAPRERSERAERADGDEGEGGRGRKRRKRRRGRNRDRTDENGAEVSETEAEVEGDTAETEAEVAEDEGESETSYADTDGSEAPKKRRRRGGRRRRGRRDGEAENGSENGEGFEGEEAREDIAEDAAPAPIAETVNEPEAPAEPVAEETPAKPKRAPRRKKADVAEAVVEAPAEVAAEPVAEEAPAKPKRAPRRKKADVAAEAPAEVVAEPAAEEAPAKPKRASRRKKADVAAEAPAEVVAEPAAEEASAKPKRAPRRKKAEASAAPGEAAVAAAEPAAAEPETAGDDASGDEGDASGSPRRGWWQRTFGT; from the coding sequence ATGGCAACGCGCATGCTTATCGATGCGCGCCACCCGGAAGAAACGCGGGTGGCGGTACTCAAGGGCAATCGGATTGAAGAATTCGATTTCGAATCGACTGAACGCAAGCAGATAAAGGGTAACATCTACCTGGCGAAGGTCACCCGCGTGGAGCCTTCGCTTCAGGCGGCGTTCGTGGATTTCGGCGGCAACCGCCACGGCTTCCTTGCCTTCAGCGAAATCCACCCTGATTACTACCAGATCCCCAAAGAGGATCGCGAGGCCCTGCTGGCTGAAGAAGCCGCACATGCCGAAGAAGAAGCCGCCCTGCGCGCCAGCGAAGGCGACGACGAGGACGAAGATTACGGCGACGACGAAGGCGGCCTGACCGAAGTCGACACGTCCGAGAAGGACCATGTCGCCACGATCGAGGACGGCTCCGTCGAGGGCCAGTTCCACGATGGTGAAGAAGGCGAGCACGGCGACGAAGAAGGCGAAGGCAGCGATTCGTCTAACCGGCGTGGCCGCGGACGCCGCCGCCAGGGCCGCCCCTCGGGCCGCTCGAAGGAAGCTGACGATCTGCGCGCCAAGCGCATGGCGCTGCGCCGCCGCTACAAGATCCAGGACGTCATCCACCGCCGCCAGGTGCTGCTGGTGCAGGTGGTGAAGGAAGAGCGCGGCAACAAGGGCGCAGCGCTGACCACGTACCTCAGCCTTGCTGGCCGTTACTGCGTGCTCATGCCGAACTCGAGCCATGGCGGCGGTATCAGCCGCAAGATCAGCTCGGCATCCGACCGCAAGCGCCTCAAGTCGATTATTTCGGAAATGCAGCTTCCGCGTTCGATGGGCTGCATCGTGCGCACCGCTGGCCTCCAGCGCACCAAGACCGAGATCAAGCGCGACTTCGACTATCTCGCCCGGCTGTGGGACGACCTGCGCGAAGTGACGCTCGGCTCGGAAGCGCCGACGCTCATCCACTCTGACAGCGATCTCATCAAGCGCGCCATCCGCGACATCTACAACCGCGACATCGAGGAAGTAGTAGTCGAGGGCGAGGAAGGCTTCCGCGCGGCGAAGGACTTCATGAAGCTCCTGATGCCCAGCCACGCGCCCAAGGTTAAGCCTTATTCCGACCCGGTGCCGCTGTTCCAGCGCTTCGGCGCGGAAGACCAGCTGACCGCGATGTACGATCCCGTCGTACAGCTGCGTTCGGGCGGCTACATCGTCATCAACCCGACCGAGGCGCTCGTCTCGATCGACATCAACTCGGGCCGCGCCACCAAGGAGCACGGGATCGAGCAGACGGCGGTCGCCACCAACCTTGAAGCCGCGCAGGAAATCGCGCGCCAGTTGCGCCTGCGCGACATGGCGGGCCTGGTCGTGATCGACTTCATCGACATGGAATACGGCTCGAACGTCCGCAAGGTCGAGAAGGCCGTCAAGGACTCGCTCAAGAACGACCGTGCCCGCATCCAGGTTGGCCGCATCTCCAGCTTCGGCCTGATGGAGATGAGCCGCCAGCGCCTGCGCACCGGCGTGCTGGAAGCTACGACGCGTTCGTGCCCGCACTGCGACGGCACCGGCCTCGTCCGCACCGCCAGCTCTGCCGGCCTTTCGGCGCTGCGCTTCATCGAAGACGAAGCGGCCAAGGGCAAGGGCGTCGTGGTCTCGCTGTTCGCGTCCACCGAGGCGGCGGTCTACATGCTCAACGCCAAGCGCGCTGACCTGGCCGACATCGAGGAGCGCTACGGCGTCACCGTCGAAGTGATCCCCGAGGGTGAGAACGAAGGCGCGAAGATGCGCGTCGTCTCCTCCGGCCCGCGCAATGAGTTCGTGCCTCGCTTCGACCCGATCGCCGATGACGTCGAAGACGACTTCGTGATCGAGGAAGAAGAGGAAGAGGAAGAAGTCGAGCGCGAGGAAGCTGCACCGCGTGAGCGCAGCGAACGGGCTGAACGCGCCGATGGCGATGAAGGCGAAGGCGGCCGTGGCCGCAAGCGTCGCAAGCGCCGCCGTGGCCGCAACCGCGATCGCACTGACGAGAACGGCGCCGAAGTCAGCGAAACCGAAGCTGAGGTCGAAGGCGATACCGCCGAAACCGAAGCCGAAGTTGCTGAGGACGAAGGCGAAAGCGAAACCAGCTACGCCGATACCGACGGCAGCGAAGCACCCAAGAAGCGTCGCCGCCGTGGTGGTCGTCGCCGTCGTGGTCGCCGTGACGGTGAAGCTGAGAATGGCTCCGAGAACGGTGAAGGCTTCGAGGGCGAAGAAGCCCGCGAAGACATTGCCGAGGACGCCGCACCTGCTCCGATCGCAGAAACGGTTAACGAACCCGAAGCACCGGCCGAGCCGGTCGCCGAGGAAACGCCCGCCAAGCCCAAGCGCGCGCCTCGCCGCAAGAAGGCGGACGTAGCCGAAGCCGTGGTAGAGGCTCCCGCTGAAGTGGCCGCTGAACCGGTCGCCGAGGAAGCTCCCGCCAAGCCCAAGCGCGCACCGCGCCGCAAAAAGGCTGACGTCGCTGCCGAGGCTCCGGCCGAAGTTGTCGCCGAGCCGGCTGCGGAAGAAGCGCCCGCCAAGCCCAAGCGCGCATCGCGTCGCAAAAAGGCTGACGTCGCTGCCGAAGCTCCGGCCGAAGTAGTCGCCGAGCCGGCTGCGGAAGAAGCGTCTGCCAAGCCAAAGCGCGCGCCGCGCCGCAAGAAGGCCGAGGCTTCCGCCGCTCCGGGCGAAGCAGCTGTCGCAGCCGCCGAACCGGCCGCAGCAGAGCCCGAAACGGCAGGCGATGACGCTTCCGGCGATGAGGGCGATGCATCCGGCTCGCCGCGTCGCGGCTGGTGGCAGCGTACCTTCGGCACCTGA
- a CDS encoding SDR family NAD(P)-dependent oxidoreductase, whose translation MSEWRGRTAVITGGGRGFGKAFGVALALQGAHVVLVDIDGEQAEAAARDIQNRGGSALGMGGDVTNEGRMAEVMAQAAQANGGIDLLVNNAGLHSNEYGQPILKFGLAKVRRLFDVNVIGVVCCTLAAHPHMRGRVGASVVNISSSAAHLGGSPYGDSKLAVAGLTITFARELGPDGIRVNAISPGLILTETIRSELPEATKQRVQAMQMISGDGQEDDIVEALLYLASGKARFVTGETLRVTGGMAAGV comes from the coding sequence ATGAGTGAATGGCGAGGACGAACTGCGGTTATTACCGGCGGTGGCAGGGGTTTTGGCAAGGCTTTCGGCGTAGCGCTGGCGCTGCAGGGCGCGCATGTCGTTTTGGTGGATATCGACGGCGAACAAGCGGAAGCCGCCGCGCGGGATATCCAGAATCGAGGCGGTTCGGCGCTGGGGATGGGCGGGGATGTCACCAATGAAGGCCGCATGGCAGAAGTCATGGCGCAGGCGGCGCAGGCTAATGGCGGCATCGATCTGCTGGTAAACAATGCGGGCCTCCATTCGAACGAATATGGCCAGCCGATCCTCAAATTCGGCCTGGCCAAGGTACGCCGTCTGTTCGACGTGAACGTGATCGGGGTGGTGTGCTGTACTCTGGCCGCTCATCCGCACATGAGAGGCAGGGTGGGTGCTTCGGTCGTCAATATATCTTCCAGCGCTGCGCACTTGGGTGGCTCGCCTTATGGCGATAGCAAGCTCGCCGTCGCTGGACTGACGATCACGTTCGCACGCGAACTGGGACCGGACGGCATTCGAGTGAATGCGATCTCGCCGGGCCTTATTCTTACCGAGACGATCCGCAGCGAACTGCCCGAGGCGACTAAACAGCGCGTTCAGGCGATGCAGATGATATCCGGCGACGGACAGGAAGACGATATCGTCGAGGCTCTGCTTTACCTAGCCTCCGGCAAAGCGCGTTTCGTAACCGGCGAAACACTGCGGGTTACCGGCGGCATGGCCGCGGGGGTATAA